In Corythoichthys intestinalis isolate RoL2023-P3 chromosome 4, ASM3026506v1, whole genome shotgun sequence, a genomic segment contains:
- the LOC130914719 gene encoding antizyme inhibitor 1-like encodes MKGISDEPHFSVGLLESGTSLSDVIDNHIYEQTLSEKKAFFVADLGVIMRRHARWRTHMAQIHPFYPVRCNSSPGVIEVLAALGTGFICSNKYELELVQSHGIPSEDIIYSGVCKQVSQIKFAAKNGIDLLVCDNEAELRKISRSHPNAKLLLQVSTKESGLDSELSMSFGCSLKDCRHLLEKAKELGVQVVGIRCLISNDCKDKMYTNAISDARCVFDMAEEIGFKMKILDIGGGFGGSEMQLELISHAVMSTVDQYFPPLSGVSIIAEPGSYFVSSALTLAVNIVSKEVVMHGVRDQAHDDPSPTDEPKFQYYLNEGVYGSFACKLTEMVIAAPTVQMNTCSKGPVFSSRLWGPSGDDLDLVMQHCLLPELNIGDWLTFSNAGAYSVGQPLCTSDSPTPPVFYVVSARDWYEMQDSGVTQEATLKNFSLFPYLFTACITDAALSIPA; translated from the exons ATGAAAGGAATCTCAGACGAACCACATTTTTCAGTGGGCCTTCTGGAAAGCGGCACATCTCTCAGTGATGTGATTGACAATCACATATATGAACAAACCTTG TCTGAGAAGAAGGCATTCTTTGTTGCTGACCTCGGAGTTATAATGAGACGGCACGCCCGCTGGCGAACACACATGGCCCAAATTCATCCCTTCTATCCTGTCAGGTGCAACAGCAGCCCAGGTGTTATTGAAGTATTGGCTGCACTTGGCACTGGATTCATATGTAGCAATAAG TATGAACTCGAGCTAGTGCAAAGCCATGGAATTCCCTCAGAAGATATCATCTACAGTGGGGTTTGTAAACAAGTTTCCCAAATCAAGTTTGCTGCAAAGAACGGCATTGACCTCCTAGTGTGTGATAATGAAGCAGAGCTGCGCAAGATTTCACGCTCCCATCCGAATGCCAA GCTTCTCCTTCAGGTGTCAACAAAAGAATCTGGCCTGGACAGTGAGCTGAGCATGTCATTTGGCTGTTCCCTCAAAGACTGTCGCCATCTACTGGAGAAAGCAAAGGAGCTTGGTGTTCAGGTGGTCGGAATCAG ATGCCTAATTTCAAATGATTGCAAGGACAAGATGTATACTAATGCTATCTCTGATGCTCGTTGTGTTTTTGATATGGCG GAGGAAATTGGtttcaaaatgaaaatattggacattggaGGCGGCTTTGGTGGCTCTGAGATGCAGCTGGAGCTG ATTAGTCACGCAGTCATGTCTACGGTGGACCAATACTTTCCCCCTCTTAGCGGGGTTAGCATCATTGCGGAACCCGGCAGCTACTTTGTTTCCTCTGCTTTAACCCTCGCCGTCAACATCGTATCCAAAGAGGTGGTGATGCACGGCGTCCGAGATCAAGCTCATG ATGATCCATCTCCAACTGATGAGCCCAAGTTCCAGTACTACTTGAATGAAGGAGTCTATGGATCCTTTGCCTGTAAACTCACTGAAATGGTCATCGCTGCTCCCACTGTTCAAATG AACACTTGTTCGAAAGGTCCGGTGTTCAGCAGTAGACTGTGGGGCCCATCTGGTGATGACCTTGACCTAGTGATGCAGCACTGTCTGCTGCCAGAGCTCAACATTGGGGATTGGCTCACCTTCAGTAACGCAGGGGCCTATTCTGTCGGCCAGCCTCTTTGTACCTCTGACTCACCCACACCACCTGTATTCTACGTCGTCTCAGCGAGAGACTG GTATGAAATGCAAGATTCGGGCGTCACCCAGGAGGCAACACTGAAGAACTTCTCATTGTTCCCCTATTTGTTCACTGCCTGCATAACAGATGCGGCACTTTCTATCCCAGCTTAG